The window AAGTGCTGGTGAGAAAAGCTGCAGTTGAGGTAATCGTGCAAACTACAATTGAGCTGGCCAATAGGGAGGAGTTTAAAAGACTCGAAAGGAGTGGTATAGATGGAAGAGATCGCTCAACTAAGTAATCGAATAGAAGGATAAACATAAATGAGCAATCGTGGGACCGATCTTAGCTGAAGGAATTGAGTGCTCAAGCCGGAGGATAAGGTACCGGGGACCATAAAAGGAGTAATTTGTGATGAAGAGTTGTGGCAAATGCATCAAATGTGGAAAACCACAAAGATTACAAAGTTGTTGAAACCATTCAAATTTTTAACTACGTTAATAAAATTTTCACGTATATTTCAATGGTATTGACAAAACTACGGTGTCAtgtctgagggtttataacactgaaaattggatttcgataatCGCGGTGGGTATAGCACAGCTAGCCCTTTATGAAACTTTGTGCGCGATAGCGGAGTGATGAAAGagaattaattatatatacatacgtaaACATCGCAAAACGGAAACagaaactaacgtggcagggatttagttgagagagagagaaatcagaagaattatcTCTACacctggggtgttcaggaacgttgtggttcctattcgtcccctttcgtggaaggttattgaatttagctctTTTTtggtgaaggagtgaagttggtcataattaatattattcatgaacgaGGCAAAGATAGCACCGGAGAAAACAGCCAGAACTCGTCCGGAAATACATAAACATCATGACCGGATTAAGACCTTTATAGGCCCTAAGCACCTAAAAGATTATGGTGCCCCATATATATAGGCAATTTAtaaagctaatttcatagtgttcgcattttccctatgaaatgctaaaaaagtttttatttttattttctcttttcttattttcatctttcgaagctctaccaaataagtggttgagtctaacaacgcaaaatgcatgttttgtCTTCATGTTCAATGGCCTTAAGATtgtggccagcagtgtatatatttgtcacatttgGTTAGTTTTATCCAGAAAACGAGTTTGGTTACAATCTTTGTAACTCATCTGTTTACTAAATCCAAAACGTGAGACAGACGCTTGTGTTTGTGCAATTTTCAACAGAACTTTGATTTTTCGGCCAAGCacgtccaggtggttaaggcactcgattcgtgatccgaaggtcgcgggttcgaatgctcgtcacaccaaacatgctcgttctttccgccttgggggcattataaagttacggtcagtctcactattcgttggcaaaaaagtagcctaagtgttggcggtgggtggtgatgactagctggcttccctttagtcttacactgctaaattagggacggctagcacagatagcccttgtgtagctttgcgcgaaattcaaagcaatcattgacttttttttattacaaaaataatatttgttagtttGAAAACTCTCATAGGCTGGTTACCAGAATAATACTACACCGAACACACATTAATAAAAGGTCAGACTCTTGTGTGTTCGTATTTTTTAATACcttgtttcaaaattaatgtgCGAATTTAAGACAACACATGCAAAATTTCCTCAGCTTTATAAATATGactaaaaaagagaaaaaaaagacttAATCTTTCGAGATTAGATATTCAAATTAGCCTTAAGCAGGGTTAGATGTTCATTTATTCAAGATGAATtagtaaaggtttggtttgttttcaaattcgcgcatagctactcgagggctatctgtgctagccttccttaatttagcagagtaagagtagagggaaggcaattaatcattaccacccaccgccaactcttgtgctactatttttccaacgaatagtgggattgaccgtaatattataacgtccctatagctgaaagggcgagcgtgtttgtgTAACGGAAATTTGAACCTGCTACCATCGGATTACGAAAGAAATGGAATGGACTGTAGTAGTTCCTTCTTTCAGTAGGTTAATTTACactaattttactttgtattttatgtttcactgattttattaaaagtaaaattaaattattctatgTTTTTAAGGTCGATTATTCGAATAAATAGAAGAGATTTGTTGACGATGGAATCCAGGTTGACCAAAGAAGAAgctttgtattttatatctaaaattcTTGAGATACCAGAGGCTAAGAGAAAATTGGTAACAGATCGCAGTGCTTTCCTAGATCATGTTATACAGACGATCCACCAAGTAATTCcttttcaaaatatatctttactttcactGGAACCGGATCATCGTCACATACCAACATGGGCTGAAATTAAAGAAGCCATGATGGCTAAACAAGGAGGAACGTGTTACATTCTCAATgtctttgtgaaatatttacttcAAGCTTTGGGCTTTGACGTATATCATACTGCATCTGCGTTTGGTTTTCCAAACAATCATATTTCTACAATTGTTCGAAACTTGTCGTCACGTGGCACTAAACATCTGGTGGATTTCAGCGCCTTCCCAACGTTCAAAGCAATCCCCTTAGATTTCAAAGAAGAATCACCAGTTTATAGCATGTCATTTCTCAAATTTAAGTTTGTTCGTCAAGGAAATTTAATAATACGAGTTCATAAAACTTTAGACATTCCTATACCCAAGAATCGGCGTAATAAAGACGGTTGgtctgattattttatttttgatcttGAACCTCGGGATCTTTCTTACTTTGAAGAAGATATGACTAAAGTATACACCGTTGCAGGAGTAAACTCTCCAAttttagaaaatttatattttattaactttcctGGGCTCCAACTCTGCGGTATAAAGAACAAGTTTGAGCTCTCAGAAGGCGCCGATCAGAAAACTCAATATAAGCAGCTTTCATCAAAGTTCGAAGTGGTTCAgtcaattattaacaaatatccTCAATTTCGCGAAGATCAGATCATCTCAGCAATTGACAGAATAAATTTGTTCACCATTTATAAGTAAAGACGTAACGTGTTGCTTCATCCTTTTATTACTTCCTGGATAAAATAAAAGATTCAACTTTattattgtgttaaatgtttaaatCATGTGTCGAAATGAAGTCGCGTATTTGTAGCCTCaggcaaagtttaattttttctcatcaataaaagaaaagttttaaccgttttattatataaattgtttagCATTACATTTAAAGGTAGCTGTATTTACCATTCTTTAAAGTTGTAAACTATACGAACGATATACTGtatactttttttatttccaataaacTCGAATATTTTTCCCCAAAACGGTTTCTTTTCGCATTTACTTCGATCCTATGAACATCACTTGCCTCTCTTGTGAAGACTGGGTGGtacaaaaaatttatataaattgatttgtttttggaCAAGTTATCTCTTCGACGTTTtgttaacataataattaaagcGCTGGACGGTGAATCGAAGGCTCGAGACCAGTACTACTTTACCTGCTTTATCAGCCTTgaaaaagttataaaagtaaatgtttattctGGGGTTTGGTTCCAAAGACCTGAAAAATCCACTGTACTGGCTGATTCTACTGGGTTTTTGGTTagtaaatcaaattaaaaacagcTACTAGTACGTGAACTCTAAAGGACTTTTTTCAACCTGCCCGTTTTACCCACATGCTCAATAGATAGGAGTTCAGGTTGAGAATTCCAATTCCTTTCTTCGATAAAACGTTTTCATTGGACTGTTTGTTTCTCACAAAGCTGTCAAGGTAATTAAGGAATGCTTTTTATGTATTTATCTCTACCACAGAAAAGTATTGATTTAGCTAACCCAGAAATCACTACAAAAAACCATCCGCGATGCTCGTTCCAGTCAGCACTGGTCCCTtcccaaaaataatataaactacttGGTGATCATTCAACCTAGAACTTAgaatttcttgcaaagttactattgtatgtttgttttcaattttacagtagccgtccctaatttagcagtgtaagactagagggaaggcagctagtcattaccaaacaccgccaactcttgggctactcttttcccaacgaatagtgggattgatcaggACATAATAACCTCCCAACGGCGAAAAGtagcgaacatgtttggaggGATGGTgttcgaacctacaaccctcatattacgagtcgagagtcCTGCAAAGTTATTTTATTGGTGGGAGACTTTTGGAGCACACTGACTGCTAATTAGCAGCATATATAAAAACCAATTCAGAATCATTTTGactaaaacaatcaaataaacaacaaactaacGTTTAACTCCATTTTGTTTTCAACTTCTGAAAAAAGGAACTAGCgtctggctatctgtgctgtatccaccACAGATATCTTATACAGATTATAGGGTTAAATGCTCTAAAGCTGAGAGAATAATCTACTCGGTCAACGTTTGGAATACAAGAAAAATAACGTGATCAGCAAAATAACATGTTAGTTAAACAAAGACTTTAGTGACCCTAGAAATGAGAAACTTATGGCTACCATTGCTTGAATTCACATTCAGTTGCTCCACCAATCAAAATCAAGAATGAACAACCAATTAAAGCACATCCAcctgaataatatatatatatagaaggcaTACAGTACCTTCCACATGGGTTAGTTAGTAAGTCAAATGTACAGGATTTGTAGCGTTGATGTTTATGAAGATATTATGAGCATATTGTAAGttctgtttttgtgttgttttttatcactaTGCAACTGACGTTATGAAAAATTGTAATCTGTAAATGTGATGAAACAAACTCTGGGGTTGGCGTTATGTCTTCTCTAGAACTGGGAGCACTGACCTAATGATGCAGGTCTCTGTCGTCTGATTCTGCTGATTGTAATTAGTTCATCGGTTGTCAGTTTAAACAGTCTAAAACATCTCATTTCAAACCAACATCATGAAGGCAACTGCTTCTCTGGTTTTCTTTGAGGCTTTAACTTGCATCTGAAGAACGAAAATCCAACTGTCCAGAGAAACCACTGTTAACTTGTCAAAATTATCAAAAGCCTAAACGATATGGAAGGAGTTTAAGAGCAGTCAGTCTGCTGACAATGTTGAGATCACAATACAAATTTAGGGGTAAGATGCACATGACTGGGGCTCTATCACAGAGCAGATGTAAAGCCCATAGATACCATGCATACTTGCCAAAAATATGGAAGCTTAATGTTCATACCCCgtaattcaaactttatatgTTATCTTAAGTTTTATTCACTCTGGTACACTTTATGAATTTaccttaaaataacttttaattttactattaCGGTGAAGAGGAACAGAAGTTTCTGAGTGTCCCTGGTTGTATAATAGTCCCTTTATTAGATTTTAAACCCATAGTAACTGTCAAGTCGATATAATATGCACAAACCAATACATTAATTTTGTTCGTTCACACAGTGTAAATATCTAACCAAGTCATAGGGTACTTTGGTTAAACTTACTGAATAATTTTtggattaaaaaatgaaaatcatgtaactttatttaattttattatttaatgcgtcatgaaatttccaaaattttactCAGAGGATTCTCAACTAAGAAGCCGAGTCCAAAGAGCAATCTACAAGTGATTAAAATGtggttcaaaacaaaaacaaaatgtacattgTCATCAAGTGAAATTAATGAAggttatttacaattttatttgttctaatataaaatacagaaaatttacaatagtgggattgatcatcacattataatgcccccacagctgaaagggcaagcatgtttgatgtgatgggcattcaaatccgtgaccctcagattatgactcgaatgccttaacgcacctggccatgatggCTGAATAAAAGAATCAAACTCATTGATATATTGTATCTCAGGACAAATGGTATAGGCActaacatttttagtaaaaaagcagagaacaacgtttcaatctgaagatggcctaagatggttaaaatgttgttctctgcttcattagtaaaagtgttaatgcccataccagccatcctgagatacatttttacttcaagtggttttcttGTTATAACAAATCACTGATAAATTATCGTCATATGAGGTGAAGGAACAGCTGTAAATGCctgtattttttagtattttgtgttttatatctgAACAACAACTTACATGACACTTGTTAAACAAGGTCACAGACCTTAAATATTCAGGAACAGCCATCCCTTATTAAAACTGCTAATCAGATGAAGGTTAACGAGCTGTTATCACCTCCCACCTACGTAGCTACTTTTAATCAAATCATACGGCTGACTGTCATGGCTACAACATGTCTACAGAAAATGATTAATGGCATACTGTGACTCAAACCTCAGTCCTCACAACACACACCTCAATGTGATAACTACAGAAAATTAATGGCATACTGTGGTTCAAACCTTAGTTCTCACAACCCACAGCTCAATGTGATAACTACAGAAGATTAATGGCATGTTGTGGCTCAAACCTTAGTTCTCACAACCCACAGCTCAGTGTGAAAACTACAAAGTCATATCAACCAAAAGACAAAAAAATTGGATCTAGAAACTGTCCAAAACTTTAAAGAATGTCGGATATTACTAACAGCTTTTCTTATAActgcatttaaataaatataataagtggTGGTCAACCTTCAGCTCAGTTTAAAGTTATCACCTGTTGAACACTAAATCAAATCTGCAAGGCAAAGATGTTGAGCAACCATACCACTCAAAGATTATTTTAGTAGGTTACTTCTGTAGCAAGTCTTCTGTGAAAATAACAGATgtcaaaacataaatatttttcacaacatAACATTCTGTTAAATTTCTTTTTACCTGAGGATTACTGCAGATGTCTTTACATGATAATATGTCACCTTTTTCATCAGTAATGAACATACTTAGGATGTCTCCTGGTATTAAACACGAAGCCATGAGCCTGATAAAAAGAACATACACATATCACCAAGTTTCTGCACAACTTGGCAgccttgttttagaatttttctgCCCAATCAAAAGCACAtgtatttattatgaaattattactccttaaaaaagtaattattcatgttttatgtcTAACTTAATATTCCttctttttacatatattttattacacatagCTACAATTCCACCCATTTATGACCTCCTACAGTTGAGTAGAGACCTGTGAGTAATATTTGTGAGGTTTAATACTTGCCCCAATAACTTTAGTTAATGTAGTCAAATTAGTTGTTTGTTCTTGCTTCTGTTTGGAATGTGGGttcaaccaatggtagccacaGGTTTCTAATTTCCAATGATGCTTAGTCTTGATGTGGTTAACTAATATAAGctgcaaaatttgaaaacaacacCATGAGCTCAGTGAAAACACTTCAATCCAAATGAAAATTGTAAGTTTTGCAACTATAAGGTCAGATCCTCTAAAGATGGAATTGAACGTTACTTAATAATGTCAACCCTTAATTATTTCACACtgtacaataaaacttttgttcaTTTAGCAtgaatgataacaataataatatcaaacaaattcaatattgtaattttcaacaagatattaatttgtatgtattttgatgaagtattttaacataaacagcAATAAAGAACAAGAAGGTATACCAGTTGTCCCTTAAATGGACTATTCTTAGACTTCTACAAGTTCTGTCTGTCAGATAGAGATCACCTTGTTGGGTGCCTATGGCAACACAATCTCCCTTTGATGCATAATTCATGGTGGTAACTTCATCCAATAACTTGTGCTGATTCTGAACtctacagtaaaataaacactgaTTTAATCTTCAAGTATAACACAGTCAAATATCAAAATAGTTGTttcttctgtgaaaattattaataattattagtaattttcaaTTActaatttgttcattgtttttgtgacaataaatatattctcTTCTTTAAGTTTGACTTCTAACAATTTTTCAACATACATCATAACTGATGGATAATGTACatggtatatttataaatttgattgtAAAGTTGGTAATAAATGCCTATTAAAGAAACACTTGTACGAATATATCAGTGACTATGTACTCAAGTTACACAGCTCAAGTGTAGAGGATAATGTTTTGAatgtcttctgcctttcgtcttcagatcAGCCTGTGCAAACTACCACAGGTATTATATATTATCAAGGTGGATGCACTTTAATTCGTTGTTTGTTCTTGATTGTGATTGGAAGAGCGACTGAATGTGGGTTCAACCAATGGTAACCATAAGTTTCTAATTTCTAACGAACGTTTATTGTGGTCATGCAAATAAAttcctttattaattttatttgtcaaaACTGTTTGACTTGATGATTTTAGCTCTGTCTCAGCGTGCTTTGCTTCCAGTTTACATAGTATGTTCTACAATGGCTAATATCTACATTTTCATTAAACTTGTAGTGTCCTTGTGTTCTTGTTCCCAATTGTCTTTCCATTTCTCCAATGTAGTTTTGTTACCTTTTAACGTTTGTTAAAGTTTGATGTTCTTCATATTTATTGTCGTGATTTTTAAGTTTTTCTAATTTTACTGTCCAGCATCCTATGATTTATTCTTTATCAACTAATCTGacaaatttcttatttatttgttattatgtaaaaaggtttgttttcagaGTCTGATATAAATAAGACAACTGtgtagaagtaaaacaaaaacctttaccgcaaaaaaactatcaaaatacTTACTTTAAAGAGAATACTGAATTAGGCTTGTTTGAGGTAGAAACTTCCTTTTTTAGAGAGATCAAAAATGATTCATTTCGTTCCTTTGTGTGCTGGCtaactgtacacagtatttgCTTCCCCTCTGGGTGTACAAAAACTGCTGTTGCTACGTTTTCTTCTGTCCACTAACATAAGAATATCATTAGTTACAAATAAGAAACTGACCAATAATTAGTAAACTGGTATCACTCAAAATCACAAAGCAATAACCAGAGTGTTTCTAGATTTATAacaatttacagtattttttaacTAATGGACCTTTAATAAAAGCATATTAAACGACCATTTCAGAAACATATTACATTCATTAGAGATACaagtaaaatcagttttattgcaAGCTTTATCAACttttttcaaagaaagaaaacaaataaaacacaattttcatCTTCTGTGTCATTACAGATATTGTACAGCACCTAATTAACACTTTTCACTCtagaaataattgtaaatattaatctattaatttccttgataatttttatcattagGTAAATTTCATAACAATTTCAAGATCACAAGGTTAAAACTAATTTCACATTGATTTTAATGCAAACTATTTTAGtctttatttatatgaaatgatACAGCAAATGGACAACATCACATGTTCCTGCTGAAACTTATTTGTACAAAAGTAATTTGTtctgaaaaaacaatatttttgtttatactgGTGTACATATAAATTATCTAAACACTTCACCAACACAACTCTCCTGTAAATTTGTATTAAAGAATTTTACATAAATCtatgaagtgaaaaaaaaaaatgactgaaAACTATAACACCTTTAAAGAGTTGACTATTTTCCTTCTTCCCAACCCAAAACagtcaaatatttgaatatttaagttCTTAGTCAATTTTGAAATTCTCTTTCATATGTAATCTTGTGCATTAACTcttctataaaaataacataaatccaGATCAGAATACCACACAGGGTTGTCCAAAAGTAATAGGACTCtatgacacacacaaaaaatatacattttctgaGAGCAACACCTATTCACagtttaagtacaaacaaatataaataaaaagaaatagatcAGTTAGAAACCATCTTTTTTCCTTTTGGGAATTCCTTATGACACCTTTCCTGTACTGACTGAAAACCACATAGTAAGTAAGTACTATTACTTTCATATATTACATATACATGTGACAAAAAGCTAAAAATTATAACAAGACCTATGTAAAGGTTAGTTAATGTTGAAGAAAACTACAAGATATTATGACATGATTTAAACTGCATGAAATATCAATGTAATAATTTATCGATTTATGATCCACACTCCATTAACCATACAAGTCTTCTGTTTTCTTAGTGGCATTTTACAGATTCATTCTTTTACTTTCATACTGAGTGTATCATAATTTTTTGGATAAACTGAATCTGAACCGAACTTACCTCTTCATGGCCACAGTAACTAATGGCAGATAAGCTACCTTTTATAGTCAACTCCGATATTACCAGCTTTCCCAACTCATCCCCACTGAGAATGTGACGCCCATTGTTTGAAATCCTAACTATGTTCACTCGACCCTTGTGGTGTTTAGAATTATCATCTGTTAAAGTCTTCAAGTTCCAAAACTTCAGTGTTCGATCTTGAGAAGTTGGGATTAACTGTTCGTTGTTTATCACAGCACATCCCAGTACTGGCTCACTATATCCATACAAGGTGCACTTTTCACACATAAATTCACAAGCATTGCATGTGGTGACTTTATTGGCATGTCTTCATATAGAATAGCAAGAATGCTGTTTTATTCTTCAGATGCTTGAAGTATAGAACCATTAAATGGGAGTTACAACTGGAAACCTTATTTTGATGAACTTGTAACTTGTTGCCCTTTCCAATGAAGATaattcttgattatgttgtgtagTGTTGCCTGGGGCACATGGAAAGCCACCCTCATTAGTTTTTATGTGtttggattctcacctgttacaagagaCAACACACTTTGCTTTCATAACAAAAACGAACTTAGAAGAATGAGTAGAATTTACCTTTCTGCAAGGTAAAAGCTGGGTAGCTTTTATCGGGATATAACGCAGGTAGACTGGAAATCAAATTTCCATTTATATTCCTAAATGCTGATGAATCATCTACACATCCAGCAAAGATGTAACCTCcctgaaaaacatatttatatatttgcattTGAGTTATAGCTTATATATCTGCCTGTCTGTATCTAGATAAACAAATACAAGTccacattataaatataataaaaatgttgatttttatgtTCTGAATTCAGCTTTAAGCCATGATTGTGAATATCTATGCTGTCATTTCTTATTTAATCATGTAAGGTTTCCTGTAACTGAAGCCATCTGAACAGTCAAAAATGACTGTCTCAGGTTCATAcctaaagaaaaatgtttggcagacataaataaattatagactATAGATgatttcaataatataattttgtttttactgcaaagttaaacaataggctatctcCACTCTGTCCATTTTGGAAAATCAAACCCCAAGTTTTAGCACTAAGTTTGTAAACATACTGTTGAACAACTGAGAGAAGGCTTAAGTTACGAAACATTTAtactaagtaaaataaaacaaatgttactgtAAGAACTTTAACATGGATTGAATTAATGACATTTATCAAGTAACGTGTTACACATGGTAAGATAACTTTTAAGTAGATCAATTACAGCTCTTTGTATTTGAATTAAATCATACATAATTActttatctaaaatattttataaatggttAGAAAGACAATCTTatcaataagataaaacatttaataccaGTTGTTCTACTTCAGTCagtatatttattgtacattcaTATCAACTCCTGTCACATGCAGAAATGTAATTTACTTTTAGTAAACACTgtttattcataaaacatttcatgaaactgaaatatatatattatatgtcttACAagattcatattattattataaaattaatgcaGTTTAAAAAGGTTGTCACTATAATTCCAATCTCAAAACTGCCTTACagattttttaatacatattatatgcacatattaaaaagaaaacaagtattGGTTATGGGTAACTAAAGTTAATGCATCTTAATGCTAATTTAATTAAGTGGCATTTTCTACCTGTTTAACAATTTAAGCAACACGAGATAAATGACCAAGCTGAAGACCTCAAGGTTCAGGTAAAGTCATCCCAAATTTTGAACGTCAAATTGGAGAAAAAGAATGCAGTAAGATGCACTGTCACCAGACTGATTGATGACTGAGTTATAATGCTTTCATAGTTAGAGCTGTGGCATGCATTTTCAAACCTCTAACCCTTAAATATGAAGCATGACATGCCAACCACTAGGCCATGCTTGGCCCAATCTCACTGAAATATACCACCAATATTGCCTTCTTCAGTTTTACTATATGATACTGGTAAATTTAAGAAACTTGCTTACTGATTTATACTTAATAGTATAAATACACTATGGCACAATGGCTGTATGACAGATATACATTTTTGTGTTCACGAAGCCAATGTAAATTTCCTGATCAGGTATAGTTCttcaatttacaaaaaaatacgTTTATAATATGTACACGAATCTTAGCTAATGTTTACAACTCAACTAACAATGGATCATTATGCACATAAATAAATCCTACCTGACAATAACAACTTGACTGACAGTGGGTCATTATGCACACAAGTGAATCTTACCCAACAATCACAACTCAATTAACAATGGGTCATAATGCACACAAGTCAATTCTACCTAAAAATCACAATTTGACCAACAATGGGTCATAATGTGCACAAATGAATCCAACCTAACAGCCACAACTCAAGAAACAATGGGTCACAATACATACAAGTGAATCCTATCTTGAAACTGTAACTCAACTGATAATAATTCTGAAGATACATTTACACATGCAAGTTAAAACATACTTATGCATCCATGCACGCACATATATATTACTCTTTTGTGGCTAACACTTGTCTCGTCGTTATGTAAGTTATAGAAAAAACTAAATCTtcctttgaaatatttacaaaagtttcTAAGTAAATACTTCATGGGTTACCATTAAACAGAAGTTAACACAGTTTAATGCCTTCAACATAATTGTCAATAagccacaaaaataaaattaaacaaagaatttATTGGAGTGCAGAGATACCAGTTGAGGATATATCAACAATGGTGATAGTTCCCAACTCTTGGAAGGAGCCAATCACAAAATGTCTTCAAATTTTTTTAAGTGCACAAGTTAGTATGTATTTTCATGGACAGTatgtaaatttcaaaaatttaatacattttttgaaacagtatttaaaaagcATACATTTTTGAATCACACTGTTTTTCTAAAGCACTTTATCTAGTTAAAGTTATACTACAACTACATCACAGACACACCTTTTTTCTTTATACACAATGAAttctg of the Tachypleus tridentatus isolate NWPU-2018 chromosome 13, ASM421037v1, whole genome shotgun sequence genome contains:
- the LOC143238952 gene encoding uncharacterized protein LOC143238952 isoform X1; amino-acid sequence: MTVTASDHWATDNRSIIRINRRDLLTMESRLTKEEALYFISKILEIPEAKRKLVTDRSAFLDHVIQTIHQVIPFQNISLLSLEPDHRHIPTWAEIKEAMMAKQGGTCYILNVFVKYLLQALGFDVYHTASAFGFPNNHISTIVRNLSSRGTKHLVDFSAFPTFKAIPLDFKEESPVYSMSFLKFKFVRQGNLIIRVHKTLDIPIPKNRRNKDGWSDYFIFDLEPRDLSYFEEDMTKVYTVAGVNSPILENLYFINFPGLQLCGIKNKFELSEGADQKTQYKQLSSKFEVVQSIINKYPQFREDQIISAIDRINLFTIYK
- the LOC143238952 gene encoding uncharacterized protein LOC143238952 isoform X2, which produces MESRLTKEEALYFISKILEIPEAKRKLVTDRSAFLDHVIQTIHQVIPFQNISLLSLEPDHRHIPTWAEIKEAMMAKQGGTCYILNVFVKYLLQALGFDVYHTASAFGFPNNHISTIVRNLSSRGTKHLVDFSAFPTFKAIPLDFKEESPVYSMSFLKFKFVRQGNLIIRVHKTLDIPIPKNRRNKDGWSDYFIFDLEPRDLSYFEEDMTKVYTVAGVNSPILENLYFINFPGLQLCGIKNKFELSEGADQKTQYKQLSSKFEVVQSIINKYPQFREDQIISAIDRINLFTIYK
- the LOC143238891 gene encoding uncharacterized protein LOC143238891 encodes the protein MCEKCTLYGYSEPVLGCAVINNEQLIPTSQDRTLKFWNLKTLTDDNSKHHKGRVNIVRISNNGRHILSGDELGKLVISELTIKGSLSAISYCGHEEWTEENVATAVFVHPEGKQILCTVSQHTKERNESFLISLKKEVSTSNKPNSVFSLKVQNQHKLLDEVTTMNYASKGDCVAIGTQQGDLYLTDRTCRSLRIVHLRDNWYTFLFFIAVYVKILHQNTYKLISC